A DNA window from Hydractinia symbiolongicarpus strain clone_291-10 chromosome 6, HSymV2.1, whole genome shotgun sequence contains the following coding sequences:
- the LOC130647822 gene encoding uncharacterized protein LOC130647822 has translation MFIFLKIAVFTLQILFVWGGYYTLDDELPDGGVTKYFKNCTEVSCLLQCEREKQCDRIMFKLHNKQMRNGECWFVKNTTDKGEEMQTLKKDKSIKSYQKTTPECPSKAKCYYGNCAITNDLKGYNCECQDDWILLKSNVCFGARANQYGTFNIQYDAYMTGIKLVHVGGNGVTCLENVALTKWGCDSINQYSNKYVSVVITNYQNNVLYPYMGHLGEGFYSVPGYNANSPYLIFGGRNYTVYRNKELRIHYGETLMGYHQKNNGTSCADIYAKLCDV, from the exons ATGTTTATATTCTTAAAGATTGCAGTTTTTACATTGCAAATTCTTTTTGTTTGGGGTGGTTATTATACTTTGGATGATGAATTGCCCGACGGCGGTGtaacaaagtattttaaaaactgCACTGAAGTGAGCTGTTTGTTGCAATGTGAAAGAGAGAAACAATGTGACCGAATCATGTTTAAGTTACACAATAAACAGATGAGAAATGGAGAGTGTTGGTTTGTTAAGAACACAACTGATAAAGGGGAAGAGATGCAGACTTTGAAAAAAGACAAATCCATTAAAAGCTATCAAAAG ACGACACCTGAATGCCCATCAAAAGCGAAGTGCTACTATGGAAACTGCGCCATTACCAACGATTTGAAAGGATACAACTGTGAATGTCAAG ATGATTggattttattaaaaagtaatGTCTGCTTTGGAGCAAGGGCAAACCAATATGGAACATTCAACATACAATATGATGCATACATGACTGGCATAAAATTGGTGCATGTTGGAGGAAATGGAGTGACATGCTTGGAGAATGTAGCATTGACAAAATGGGGATGCGATTCTATAAACCAATATTCTAACAAGTATGTTAGTGTTGTTATAACCAATTATCAAAACAACGTGCTTTACCCATACATGGGTCATCTTGGGGAAGGTTTTTATTCCGTACCAGGATACAACGCGAACTCGCCATACTTGATCTTTGGTGGAAGGAATTACACTGTTTACAGAAACAAAGAGTTGCGAATACATTATGGTGAAACATTAATGGGATACCACCAAAAAAACAATGGTACATCTTGCGCAGATATTTATGCAAAGTTGTGTGACGTTTAA
- the LOC130648242 gene encoding cytochrome c oxidase subunit 3-like: MCRWTICFSVHIMCFVHVICFVHIICFVHIICSVYIICSVHIKSYVLFISYVLFISYVLFISYVLFISYVLFISNHVLFISCVLFISCVLFISYVLFISYVLFISCVLFISYVLFISYVLFISYVLFISYVLFISYVLFISNHMFCSYHMFCSYHMFCSYHVFCLYHMFCLYHMFCSYQIICSVYIKSYVLFISYVLFRSYVLFISYVLLAFGMIILLEKEKYFVRLTADNEYFENTRFLLKTVNSGYDFVRKQRPTENELSLKSFINYKL; the protein is encoded by the exons ATGTGTCGTTGGACTATTTGTTTTTCTGTTCATATCATGTGTTTTGTTCATGTCATATGTTTTGTTCATATCATATGTTTTGTTCATATCATATGTTCTGTTTATATCATATGTTCTGTTCATATCAAATCATATGTTCTGTTTATATCATATGTTTTGTTCATATCATATGTTCTGTTTATATcatatgttttgtttatatcaTATGTTCTGTTCATATCAAATCATGTTTTGTTTATATCATGTGTTCTGTTTATATCATGTGTTCTGTTTATATcatatgttttgtttatatcatatgttttgtttatatcaTGTGTTCTGTTCATATCATATGTTTTGTTCATATCATATGTTTTGTTCATATCATATGTTCTGTTTATATcatatgttttgtttatatcaTATGTTTTGTTCATATCAAATCATATGTTCTGTTCATATCATATGTTTTGTTCATATCATATGTTTTGTTCATATCATGTGTTCTGTTTATATcatatgttttgtttatatcaTATGTTCTGTTCATATCAAATCATATGTTCTGTTTATATCAAATCATATGTTCTGTTTATATCATATGTTTTGTTCAGATCATATGTTCTGTTCATATCATATGTTCTGTTAGCCTTTGGAATGATAATACTC CTAGAAAAAGAGAAATATTTCGTCAGATTAACGGCTGATAATGAATATTTTGAAAACACACGCTTTTTATTGAAAACAGTAAATTCAGGCTACGATTTTGTGAGAAAGCAAAGGCCTACTGAGAATGAACTTAGCCTGAAATCCTTTATAAATtacaaattataa
- the LOC130647823 gene encoding uncharacterized protein LOC130647823 isoform X2, producing MWCFKKINIWRKRTWFVFIGGTLIITWIIAFHLHKGHGNYKHESSIYFPDLKTSTNISNEELKRQILRGVHPQNIHLFNDIQKHFQCSDGTEIKMTAVNDDYCDCTDGSDEPGTSACINGRFFCGPENVELPSSYVNDGICDCCDGSDEWKQFKPRGFIVPSEYPKKYFVPCTLRCGS from the exons ATGTGgtgttttaaaaagataaacatTTGGAGAAAGCGAACATGGTTTGTTTTTATTGGTGGTACTTTAATAATTACATGGATCATTGCTTTCCACTTGCATAAAGGCCATGGAAATTACAAACACGAATCTTCAATATATTTTCCTGATCTTAAAACATcaacaaatatttcaaatgagGAGCTGAAAAGACAAA TTCTTAGAGGTGTTCATCCACAAAACATCCACTTGTTTAATGACATACAAAAGCACTTCCAATGTTCTGATGGCACCGAAATCAAGATGACAGCTGTCAATGATGACTATTGCGATTGCACAGACGGTAGTGACGAACCTGGCACATCAGCTTGTATCAACGGAAG GTTTTTCTGCGGACCGGAGAACGTTGAGCTTCCCTCGTCTTACGTGAACGACGGGATATGTGATTGCTGTGATGGTTCTGATGAATGGAAACAGTTTAAGCCACGTGGTTTTATAGTTCCAAGCGAGTATCCAAAAAAGTACTTTGTTCCGTGTACTCTCAGATGCGGGTCATGA
- the LOC130647818 gene encoding mitochondrial folate transporter/carrier-like isoform X2: MKKHWSENIKYEYLVAGLSGGVLSTLVLHPFDLIKVRFQVNDGTVIKNRQVYTGVVNAFQTIVKSDGLRGLYQGASANIAASSLSNSLYFCIFNSIKLTTQERLNIEHLKFKDFFIIGCFTGACTLALTNPIWVVKTRMCLQPGLSVAEGGVHYTGVLNGLKQLYKHEGIRGYYRGFVPGLLGVSHGALQFMAYEELKKLYSKYTGKPTSTKLGTLQYITMAALSKVFAVVSTYPYQVVRSRLQDIQLQSKYDGVVDVCRKIYRIEGFVGFYKGMVPSLLRVTPACCITFLVFENISHFLIKNKNKNVT; encoded by the exons ATGAAGAAACACTGGAGTgaaaatattaaatatgaaTATTTGGTAGCAGGTTTATCAGGAGGTGTTCTTTCCACATTAGTTCTGCATCCATTTGATTTAATAAAAGTAAGATTTCAAG TGAATGATGGCACAGTTATTAAAAATCGACAAGTGTATACCGGTGTTGTGAATGCTTTTCAAACGATTGTAAAAAGTGATGGATTGCGTGGATTATATCAA GGTGCTTCTGCCAACATTGCTGCCTCGTCTTTGAGCAACAGCTTATATTTTTGCATCTTTAACTCCATAAAGTTAACAACGCAAGAGAGGTTAAACATAGAGCATCTTAAAtttaaagacttttttatcattgGATGTTTCACAG gggCATGTACTCTTGCTCTGACAAATCCAATATGGGTTGTTAAAACAAGAATGTGTTTGCAGCCTGGTTTAAGTGTTGCAGAGGGTGGTGTACATTATACAGGTGTTTTGA ATGGGTTGAAGCAACTTTACAAGCATGAAGGAATCAGAGGTTATTACAGA GGTTTTGTACCTGGACTTCTTGGTGTGTCTCATGGAGCATTGCAATTTATGGCAtatgaagaattaaaaaaactttatagtaAATATACTGGAAAACCAACGAGCACAAAATTA GGTACATTACAATATATAACAATGGCAGCTCTTTCAAAAGTTTTTGCTGTTGTTAGCACATACCCATATCAAGTGGTAAGGTCAAGATTACAA gaTATTCAACTACAAAGTAAATATGATGGAGTTGTTGATGTCTGTAGAAAAATATATAG aATTGAAGGCTTCGTAGGATTTTACAAAGGCATGGTTCCATCCTTATTACG AGTGACACCTGCTTGCTGCATAACGTTTCTAGTCTTCGAAAATATATCCCATTTcctgatcaaaaataaaaacaaaaacgtcaCATGA
- the LOC130647818 gene encoding mitochondrial folate transporter/carrier-like isoform X1 yields MKKHWSENIKYEYLVAGLSGGVLSTLVLHPFDLIKVRFQVNDGTVIKNRQVYTGVVNAFQTIVKSDGLRGLYQGVSPNVAGAGSSWGLYFFAFNFFKSSFKDLQDVENLSAPVHLISGGFAGACTLALTNPIWVVKTRMCLQPGLSVAEGGVHYTGVLNGLKQLYKHEGIRGYYRGFVPGLLGVSHGALQFMAYEELKKLYSKYTGKPTSTKLGTLQYITMAALSKVFAVVSTYPYQVVRSRLQDIQLQSKYDGVVDVCRKIYRIEGFVGFYKGMVPSLLRVTPACCITFLVFENISHFLIKNKNKNVT; encoded by the exons ATGAAGAAACACTGGAGTgaaaatattaaatatgaaTATTTGGTAGCAGGTTTATCAGGAGGTGTTCTTTCCACATTAGTTCTGCATCCATTTGATTTAATAAAAGTAAGATTTCAAG TGAATGATGGCACAGTTATTAAAAATCGACAAGTGTATACCGGTGTTGTGAATGCTTTTCAAACGATTGTAAAAAGTGATGGATTGCGTGGATTATATCAA GGCGTATCTCCTAATGTAGCTGGAGCTGGTTCTTCTTGGGGCTTGTATTTCTTTGCTTTCAACTTTTTCAAATCGTCCTTTAAAGACTTGCAAGACGTAGAAAACCTATCTGCCCCGGTTCATCTTATTTCTGGTGGATTTGCAG gggCATGTACTCTTGCTCTGACAAATCCAATATGGGTTGTTAAAACAAGAATGTGTTTGCAGCCTGGTTTAAGTGTTGCAGAGGGTGGTGTACATTATACAGGTGTTTTGA ATGGGTTGAAGCAACTTTACAAGCATGAAGGAATCAGAGGTTATTACAGA GGTTTTGTACCTGGACTTCTTGGTGTGTCTCATGGAGCATTGCAATTTATGGCAtatgaagaattaaaaaaactttatagtaAATATACTGGAAAACCAACGAGCACAAAATTA GGTACATTACAATATATAACAATGGCAGCTCTTTCAAAAGTTTTTGCTGTTGTTAGCACATACCCATATCAAGTGGTAAGGTCAAGATTACAA gaTATTCAACTACAAAGTAAATATGATGGAGTTGTTGATGTCTGTAGAAAAATATATAG aATTGAAGGCTTCGTAGGATTTTACAAAGGCATGGTTCCATCCTTATTACG AGTGACACCTGCTTGCTGCATAACGTTTCTAGTCTTCGAAAATATATCCCATTTcctgatcaaaaataaaaacaaaaacgtcaCATGA
- the LOC130647823 gene encoding uncharacterized protein LOC130647823 isoform X1 yields MWCFKKINIWRKRTWFVFIGGTLIITWIIAFHLHKGHGNYKHESSIYFPDLKTSTNISNEELKRQILRGVHPQNIHLFNDIQKHFQCSDGTEIKMTAVNDDYCDCTDGSDEPGTSACINGRLVFYAVEKQIRWNLQNCHVLCHSRRSKKHDFISSLAFRLNMYLRFFCGPENVELPSSYVNDGICDCCDGSDEWKQFKPRGFIVPSEYPKKYFVPCTLRCGS; encoded by the exons ATGTGgtgttttaaaaagataaacatTTGGAGAAAGCGAACATGGTTTGTTTTTATTGGTGGTACTTTAATAATTACATGGATCATTGCTTTCCACTTGCATAAAGGCCATGGAAATTACAAACACGAATCTTCAATATATTTTCCTGATCTTAAAACATcaacaaatatttcaaatgagGAGCTGAAAAGACAAA TTCTTAGAGGTGTTCATCCACAAAACATCCACTTGTTTAATGACATACAAAAGCACTTCCAATGTTCTGATGGCACCGAAATCAAGATGACAGCTGTCAATGATGACTATTGCGATTGCACAGACGGTAGTGACGAACCTGGCACATCAGCTTGTATCAACGGAAGGTTGGTTTTTTATGCCGTAGAAAAACAAATACGTTGGAACTTACAGAATTGTCATGTTTTGTGCCATTCAAGACGTTCTAAGAAACATGATTTTATTTCTTCTCTGGCCTTTCGATTAAACATGTACCTAAG GTTTTTCTGCGGACCGGAGAACGTTGAGCTTCCCTCGTCTTACGTGAACGACGGGATATGTGATTGCTGTGATGGTTCTGATGAATGGAAACAGTTTAAGCCACGTGGTTTTATAGTTCCAAGCGAGTATCCAAAAAAGTACTTTGTTCCGTGTACTCTCAGATGCGGGTCATGA